One segment of Dermochelys coriacea isolate rDerCor1 chromosome 27, rDerCor1.pri.v4, whole genome shotgun sequence DNA contains the following:
- the UBTF gene encoding LOW QUALITY PROTEIN: nucleolar transcription factor 1 (The sequence of the model RefSeq protein was modified relative to this genomic sequence to represent the inferred CDS: inserted 6 bases in 5 codons; deleted 1 base in 1 codon) has product MNGEADCXTDLEMTAPRIKDRWSQEDMLTLLESMKGNLPSNDGSKFKTTESHLDWDKVAFKDFSGEMCKMKWMEISTEVRKFRTLTXLIMDAEEHVKNPYKGKKHPDFPKKPLTPYFRFFMEKRAKYAKLHPEMSNLDLTKILSKKYRSSLKRKGTEMKYIQDFQREKQEFERNRQDSGKTHPDLIQNAKKSDVPEKPKTPQQLWYNHXKKIYLKVRPDATTKEVKDALGKQWSQLSDKKRLKWIHKALEQRKEYEEIMRDYIQKHPEMNLEEGVTRSTLTKAERQLKDKFDGRPTKPPPNSYSLYCAELMANMKDVPSTERMVLCSQQWKLLSQKEKXPYHKKCDQRKKDYEIELLRFLGWSLPEEEQQRVLGEEKMLGANKKGATSPASXKSSPDTGKAGSEKPKRPISAMFIFSEEKRKQLQEERPELSESELTRLLARMWNDLSEKKKAKYKAREAAMKAQSEKKHGSDKEERAKLPESPKTSEEIWQQSVIGDYLARFKNDRGKALKAMEATWNNMEKKEKLMWIKKAAEDQKRFERELSEMRAPPCSTNSSKKMKFQGEPKKPPMNGYQKFSQELLSNGELNHLPLKERMVEIGSRWQRISQGQKDYYKKMAEEQQKQYKMHLEIWLKSLSPQERAAYKEHTSNKRKSMGKVRGPNPKMKPAMQIKSESEEEDDDDDEEEEEDDDDDDDDDDNGDSSEEGGDSSESSSEEESEDGDENEDDDEEDDDEEEDDNDSEGSSSSSSSSGDSSDSDSN; this is encoded by the exons ACCGTTGGTCCCAGGAGGACATGCTGACCCTGCTGGAGAGCATGAAAGGCAACCTGCCCTCCAACGATGGCAGCAAATTCAAAACCACCGAGTCCCATCTGGATTGGGACAAAGTGGCCTTCAAGGACTTCTCTGGCGAGATGTGCAAGATGAAGTGGATGGAGATCTCCACCGAG GTGAGGAAATTCCGAACGCTGA GACTGATCATGGATGCTGAGGAACACGTAAAGAATCCTTACAAGGGCAAAA AACACCCCGATTTCCCCAAGAAGCCCCTGACA CCCTACTTCCGCTTCTTCATGGAGAAGCGAGCCAAATACGCCAAGCTGCACCCTGAAATGAGTAACCTGGATCTGACCAAAATCCTGTCCAAGAAATACAGGAGCTCCCTGAAAAGAAAAGGTACTGAA ATGAAATACATCCAGGACTTCCAGCGGGAGAAGCAGGAGTTTGAGCGGAACCGGCAAGATTCAG GGAAGACACACCCAGATCTTATTCAGAACGCCAAGAAGTCGGACGTCCCTGAGAAACCCAAGACCCCCCAGCAGCTGTGGTACAATC GGAAGAAAATCTACCTGAAAGTGCGCCCGGAT GCCACCACGAAGGAGGTGAAGGACGCGCTGGGCAAGCAGTGGTCTCAACTCTCCGACAAAAAGAGGCTGAAATGGATTCATAAGGCCCTGGAACAGCGAAAGGAGTACGAG GAGATCATGCGGGATTACATCCAGAAGCACCCAGAGATGAACCTCGAGGAGGGTGTCACGCGCTCCACCCTCACCAAGGCAGAACGCCAGCTCAAGGACAAGTTTGATGGGCGACCCACCAAGCCGCCTCC GAACAGCTACTCTCTGTACTGTGCGGAGCTGATGGCCAACATGAAGGACGTCCCCAGCACGGAGCGGATGGTGCTGTGCAGTCAGCAGTGGAAGCTGCTTTCCCAGAAGGAGAA ACCGTACCACAAAAAGTGTGATCAG AGAAAGAAAGATTACGAAATCGAACTCCTTCGCTTCCTGGGGTGG AGCCTGCCCGAGGAGGAACAGCAGAGGGTGCTGGGGGAAGAGAAGATGCTGGGAGCGAACAAGAAAGGTGCCACCAGCCCAGCTT AAAAGTCATCACCAGACACTGGCAAG GCAGGTTCTGAGAAACCCAAACGGCCCATTTCTGCTATGTTTATCTTCTCGGAGGAGAAGCGaaagcagctgcaggaagagcGACCCGAGCTTTCCGAGAGCGAACTGACCCGGCTGCTGGCGCGGATGTGGAACGACCTTTCAGAGAAGAAAAAG GCCAAGTACAAAGCCCGGGAGGCAGCCATGAAGGCGCAGTCGGAGAAGAAACACGGCTCGGACAAGGAGGAGCGCGCCAAGCTGCCCGAGTCGCCCAAGACGTCCGAAGAGATCTGGCAGCAGAGCGTCATCGGAGACTACCTGGCTCGCTTCAAG AACGACCGGGGGAAGGCGCTGAAGGCCATGGAGGCCACTTGGAACAACATGGAGAAGAAGGAGAAGCTGATGTGGATAAAGAAGGCGGCGGAGGATCAGAAGCGATTCGAG AGAGAGCTGAGTGAGATGCGGGCCCCCCCGTGCTCTACAAACTCCTCAAAGAAGATGAAATTCCAGGGAGAGCCGAAGAAACCCCCCAT gaaCGGTTACCAGAAGTTCTCCCAGGAGCTGCTGTCAAACGGCGAGCTCAACCACCTGCCGCTGAAGGAGCGGATGGTGGAAATCGGCAGCCGCTGGCAGCGCATCTCCCAGGGCCAGAAGGACTATTACAAGAAGATGGCCGAAGAGCAGCAGAAGCAGTACAAGATGCACCTGGAAATCTGGCTCAAG AGCCTGTCGCCGCAGGAGCGAGCTGCCTACAAAGAACACACCTCAAAT AAGCGCAAGAGCATGGGGAAGGTCCGGGGGCCGAACCCCAAAATGAAGCCCGCCATGCAGATCAAGTCG GAGTCCGAGGAGGAGGACGAcgacgatgatgaggaggaggaagaggatgacgatgacgacgacgacgacgacgacaaCGGGGACTCGTCCGAGGAAGGTGGGGACTCGTCAGAGTCGAGCAGCGAGGAGGAGAGCGAGGATGGGGATGAG AACGAGGACGATGACGAAGAAGACGACGACGAAGAGGAAGATGACAATGACTCCgagggcagcagcagctcttcctcttcctcaggcGATTCTTCTGACTCAGACTCCAACTGA